In one Alnus glutinosa chromosome 12, dhAlnGlut1.1, whole genome shotgun sequence genomic region, the following are encoded:
- the LOC133852404 gene encoding cytochrome P450 71A1-like: MAPLSFLQLQSWQEVHKIPFINPLLSLIFLISFLYVFKRIGSSGKPNLPPSPPKLPIIGNLHQLGTLTHRSLQVLSNKYGPLMFLNLGHRPTLVVSSANMAKEMLKTHDVVFSNRPKTTAADSLLYGCTDVGFSPYGEYWRQARKICVLELLSLKRVQSFQYVREEEIEALTKKIRESCNKGASVNLSEMLMVTSNNIVSRCVLGQKFEEEGGKSTFGHLSRRVMEHLGAFCFGDFFPFLGWIDVLTGFIPSLKATFRELDALFDQAFEEHNTCRTTDDEGRKDLIDILLKLKKKGMLDVELAQANLKAILLDMSVGGSDTTSTTLEWLMAELIKHPNIMKRAQEEVRMVVGKKSKIDVNDINQMDYLKCIIKETLRLHPPAPLSVPRETSASVKFGGYDIPQKTRVFINIWAIQRDPTIWERPEEFLPERFKDKTVDFNRQEFEFIAFGGGRRRCPGLTFGVASVENVIANILCWFDWRLPSASVQAKDLDMSEVNGITVSKKIPLYLVPKLHSP, from the exons ATGGCTCCACTATCATTTCTGCAATTACAATCATGGCAAGAGGTACACAAAATACCCTTCATTAATCCCcttctttctcttattttcctcatctcttttctttatgtttttaagCGTATTGGAAGTAGTGGCAAACCCAATTTACCTCCATCCCCACCAAAGCTACCAATCATAGGCAACCTTCACCAGCTTGGCACACTCACACATCGTTCTCTTCAAGTCCTTTCAAACAAGTACGGCCCTCTAATGTTCTTAAACTTGGGCCATAGGCCAACCCTTGTGGTGTCATCCGCAAATATGGCTAAAGAAATGTTAAAGACACATGATGTCGTTTTCTCAAACCGGCCAAAAACAACCGCTGCCGATTCCTTACTCTATGGATGCACGGACGTAGGATTCTCACCCTATGGTGAGTATTGGAGACAAGCTAGGAAAATTTGTGTCCTAGAACTTTTGAGCCTCAAAAGGGTGCAATCCTTCCAATATGTAAGGGAAGAAGAAATTGAAGCATTGACAAAAAAGATACGTGAATCGTGCAACAAAGGAGCTTCTGTTAATCTAAGTGAGATGTTGATGGTAACCTCGAACAACATAGTCTCAAGATGTGTACTTGGACAGAAGTTTGAAGAAGAAGGAGGTAAGAGCACATTCGGACATCTATCAAGAAGGGTAATGGAGCATCTTGGAGCATTCTGCTTCGGagattttttcccctttttgggATGGATTGATGTTCTTACGGGATTTATCCCGAGTCTAAAAGCAACTTTCAGAGAATTAGATGCTTTGTTTGATCAAGCGTTCGAAGAACACAATACATGTAGAACGACTGACGATGAAGGGAGGAAAGATTTGATTGATATTCTCctcaaacttaaaaagaaaGGCATGCTTGACGTTGAGCTTGCTCAAGCCAACCTCAAAGCAATCCtactg GACATGTCTGTTGGAGGAAGTGATACTACTTCAACAACTTTGGAATGGTTAATGGCAGAGCTCATAAAACATCCAAATATCATGAAGAGAGCGCAAGAAGAGGTGAGAATGGTGGTGGGAAAGAAATCAAAGATAGATGTGAATGACATCAACCAAATGGATTACTTGAAGTGTATCATCAAAGAAACTCTAAGACTACATCCACCAGCTCCTCTCTCAGTACCTCGAGAAACATCAGCAAGTGTGAAATTTGGAGGTTATGATATTCCGCAAAAAACAAGAGTATTTATCAATATATGGGCAATCCAAAGGGACCCTACTATTTGGGAGAGGCCAGAAGAGTTCCTCCCGGAGAGATTTAAAGACAAGACGGTTGATTTCAATAGGCAAGAATTTGAATTCATCGCATTTGGAGGTGGGAGAAGGAGATGTCCAGGATTGACATTTGGTGTTGCTTctgttgaaaatgtgattgccaACATCTTGTGTTGGTTTGACTGGAGATTGCCTAGTGCTAGTGTACAAGCGAAAGACTTGGACATGAGTGAAGTTAACGGGATCACTGTGTCTAAGAAAATTCCACTTTATCTTGTACCAAAACTGCACTCTCCTTGA